From a region of the Pseudomonas fulva 12-X genome:
- a CDS encoding efflux RND transporter permease subunit — translation MSFNLSAWALQHRQIVLYLMLLLGVVGALSYTKLGQSEDPPFTFKAMVVKTNWPGATAEQVSRQVTERIEKKLMETGEYERIVSFSRPGESQVTFMARDSMHSNEIPELWYQLRKKIGDIRHTLPAGIQGPFFNDEFGTTFGNIYALTGNGFDYAVLKDYADRVQLQLQRVKDVGKVELVGLQDEKIWIELSNTKMATLGLSLAAVQQAIEQQNAMPVAGFFETDSDRVQLRVSGNFETVEQIRDFPIRVADRTFRIGDVAEVSRGFNDPPAPRMRFMGEDAIGLAVSMKPGGDILVLGKALESEFTRLQNNLPAGMQLRKVSDQPAAVKTGVGEFVKVLTEALIIVLLVSFFSLGLRTGLVVALSIPLVLAMTFAAMYYLNIGLHKISLGALVLALGLLVDDAIIAVEIMAIKMEQGYDRLKAASFAWTSTAFPMLTGTLITAAGFLPIATAQSGTGEYTRSIFQVVTIALLMSWVAAVMFVPYLGARLLPDLAKRAAEKHGGSDGHDPYATPFYQRVRRLVDWCVRWRKTVIVLTLALFVGSIFLFRFVPQQFFPASGRLELMVDFKLAEGASLIATEAEVRRLEERLAGHPGVDNYVAYVGTGSPRFYLPLDQQLPATSFAQIVVLATSIEEREAVRAWLIGVLRDEFPSLRTRISRLENGPPVGYPVQFRVSGEHIEEVRALARQVADKVRANPDVVNVHLDWQEPSKVVYLNIDQERARALGVSTADVAKFLRSSLNGSSVSDYREDNELIEILLRGTSAERKALERLPSLAVPTDSGKSVALAQIATLEYGFEEGVIWHRNRLPTVTVRADIYGTQQPATLTKQILPTLADIRASLPDGYLLEVGGSVEDSSKGQASVVAGVPLFVVVVLTLLMLQLKSFSRMVMVFLTAPLGLIGVTLFLLLFGQPFGFVAMLGTIALSGMIMRNSVILVDQIEQDREAGLDSWNAIVEATVRRFRPIVLTALAAVLAMIPLSRSVFFGPMAVAIMGGLVVATALTLLFLPALYAAWFRVKPGDRAQAEGDS, via the coding sequence ATGTCGTTCAACCTGTCTGCCTGGGCGTTGCAGCATCGCCAGATCGTGCTCTACCTCATGCTGCTGCTAGGCGTCGTCGGCGCGCTGTCCTACACCAAGCTGGGGCAGAGCGAGGACCCGCCCTTCACCTTCAAGGCCATGGTGGTGAAGACCAATTGGCCAGGCGCCACTGCCGAGCAGGTGTCGCGCCAGGTGACCGAGCGCATCGAGAAGAAGTTGATGGAAACCGGCGAGTACGAACGTATCGTGTCGTTCTCGCGGCCCGGCGAGTCCCAGGTCACCTTCATGGCCCGCGATTCGATGCACTCCAACGAGATTCCCGAACTCTGGTATCAGCTGCGCAAGAAAATCGGCGACATTCGCCACACGCTGCCCGCCGGTATCCAGGGTCCGTTCTTCAACGACGAGTTCGGCACCACCTTCGGCAACATCTACGCGCTGACCGGCAACGGCTTCGACTACGCGGTGCTCAAGGACTACGCCGACCGCGTGCAACTGCAGCTGCAGCGCGTGAAGGATGTCGGCAAGGTCGAGCTGGTCGGCCTGCAGGACGAGAAGATCTGGATCGAGCTGTCGAACACCAAGATGGCCACCCTCGGCCTGTCGCTCGCTGCCGTGCAGCAGGCCATCGAGCAACAGAACGCCATGCCGGTGGCCGGCTTCTTCGAGACCGACAGCGACCGCGTGCAACTGCGCGTCAGCGGCAACTTCGAGACGGTCGAGCAGATCCGCGATTTCCCCATCCGCGTGGCCGACCGCACCTTCCGCATCGGCGATGTGGCCGAAGTCAGCCGCGGTTTCAACGATCCACCGGCGCCGCGCATGCGCTTCATGGGCGAAGATGCCATTGGTCTCGCGGTTTCCATGAAGCCGGGCGGCGACATCCTGGTGCTCGGCAAGGCGCTGGAAAGCGAGTTCACCCGCCTGCAGAACAACCTGCCGGCGGGCATGCAGCTGCGCAAGGTGTCAGACCAGCCGGCCGCGGTGAAGACCGGCGTCGGCGAGTTCGTCAAGGTGCTCACCGAGGCGCTGATCATCGTGCTGCTGGTCAGCTTCTTTTCGCTGGGGCTGCGCACCGGGCTGGTGGTGGCGCTGTCGATTCCTCTGGTACTGGCGATGACCTTCGCCGCCATGTACTACCTGAACATCGGCCTGCACAAGATATCCCTCGGCGCCCTGGTGCTGGCCCTGGGCCTGCTGGTCGATGACGCGATCATTGCCGTGGAAATCATGGCGATCAAGATGGAGCAGGGCTACGACCGCCTCAAGGCCGCGAGCTTCGCCTGGACCAGCACGGCTTTCCCGATGCTCACCGGCACGCTGATCACCGCGGCGGGCTTTCTGCCGATCGCCACTGCGCAGTCCGGCACCGGCGAATACACCCGCTCGATCTTCCAGGTGGTGACCATCGCGCTGTTGATGTCCTGGGTGGCGGCGGTGATGTTCGTGCCGTACCTGGGCGCGCGACTGCTGCCGGATCTGGCCAAGCGTGCGGCTGAAAAGCATGGCGGCAGCGATGGGCACGACCCCTATGCCACGCCGTTCTACCAGCGCGTTCGCCGCCTGGTGGACTGGTGCGTGCGCTGGCGCAAGACGGTCATCGTGCTGACCCTGGCGTTGTTCGTCGGCTCCATCTTCCTGTTCCGCTTCGTGCCGCAGCAATTCTTTCCCGCTTCGGGTCGCCTGGAATTGATGGTCGATTTCAAACTGGCCGAAGGCGCGTCGCTGATCGCCACCGAAGCAGAAGTGCGTCGCCTGGAAGAGCGCCTGGCTGGGCACCCGGGTGTGGACAACTACGTGGCCTATGTCGGCACCGGCTCGCCGCGTTTCTACCTGCCGCTGGACCAGCAGCTGCCGGCCACCAGCTTCGCGCAGATCGTGGTGCTGGCCACATCCATCGAGGAGCGCGAAGCGGTGCGCGCCTGGCTGATCGGCGTGTTGCGCGATGAATTCCCGAGCCTGCGCACGCGTATCTCGCGCCTGGAGAATGGCCCGCCCGTTGGCTACCCGGTGCAGTTCCGGGTTTCCGGCGAGCATATCGAAGAGGTGCGCGCCCTGGCCCGTCAGGTCGCCGACAAGGTGCGCGCCAACCCCGACGTGGTCAACGTGCACCTCGATTGGCAGGAGCCGAGCAAGGTGGTATACCTGAACATCGACCAGGAGCGCGCCCGTGCTCTGGGCGTGAGCACCGCCGATGTGGCCAAGTTCCTGCGCAGCTCGCTCAACGGCTCGTCGGTCAGCGACTACCGCGAGGACAACGAGCTGATCGAAATTCTCCTGCGCGGCACTTCCGCCGAGCGCAAGGCGCTGGAGCGATTGCCGAGCCTGGCAGTGCCCACCGACAGCGGCAAGAGCGTGGCGCTGGCGCAGATCGCCACCCTGGAATACGGCTTCGAGGAAGGCGTGATCTGGCACCGCAACCGCTTGCCGACCGTGACCGTGCGTGCCGATATCTACGGCACCCAGCAGCCGGCCACGCTGACCAAGCAGATACTGCCGACCCTGGCCGACATCCGCGCCAGCCTGCCCGATGGCTATCTGCTGGAGGTGGGCGGCTCGGTGGAAGACTCCTCCAAAGGCCAGGCCTCGGTAGTGGCCGGCGTGCCATTGTTCGTCGTGGTGGTGCTGACCCTCCTGATGCTGCAGCTCAAGAGCTTTTCGCGCATGGTCATGGTGTTTCTCACCGCGCCGTTGGGGCTGATCGGCGTCACCCTGTTCCTGCTGCTGTTCGGCCAGCCGTTCGGCTTCGTGGCGATGCTCGGCACCATCGCGCTATCGGGCATGATCATGCGCAACTCGGTGATTCTGGTCGACCAGATCGAGCAGGACCGCGAGGCCGGGCTGGACAGCTGGAACGCCATCGTCGAAGCCACCGTGCGGCGCTTCCGGCCCATCGTGCTGACTGCGCTGGCCGCCGTACTGGCGATGATTCCGCTGTCGCGCAGCGTGTTCTTCGGGCCGATGGCGGTGGCGATCATGGGCGGGCTGGTAGTGGCTACCGCGCTGACCCTGCTGTTTTTGCCGGCGTTGTATGCGGCCTGGTTCAGGGTGAAACCGGGTGACAGGGCGCAGGCAGAGGGTGACAGTTAG
- a CDS encoding efflux RND transporter periplasmic adaptor subunit, whose protein sequence is MSRHALYRLAPLCLALSLAACSDAQAPQPGIRPAMVAQPQLAAEQVDSYPGEVRARLEPELAFRIGGKITRRLVEVGQRVDKDAPLAELDPQDVRLQLDASRAQLQSAESNLQLARAERDRYRTLQQRGMISKSQADNAENTYRAAEARLRQVRAELNVADNQAGYAVLKAPQSGVIVQRRAEVGQVVAAGQTVFVLAADGEREVAIDLPEQAVGSLAIGQEVAVELWSKPGERLAGRVRELSPAADPRSRTYAARVTLQAAGKQVEIGQSARVFIARNDDVPLAVPLSALSAEKDQPYVWVVDPQTSTLKRTNVRVGAYGEKSVPVLEGLKASDWVVVAGVQVLLDGQQVRPVDRQNRAVDLAAKE, encoded by the coding sequence ATGTCTCGCCATGCTCTGTATCGCCTCGCGCCCCTGTGCCTGGCCTTGTCCCTTGCCGCCTGCAGCGATGCACAAGCGCCGCAGCCGGGCATTCGGCCGGCGATGGTGGCGCAGCCGCAGCTGGCGGCCGAACAGGTGGACAGCTACCCGGGCGAGGTGAGGGCGCGGCTGGAGCCGGAACTGGCATTTCGCATTGGCGGCAAGATCACCCGGCGGCTGGTCGAAGTTGGCCAGCGGGTCGACAAGGATGCACCACTGGCCGAGCTGGACCCGCAGGATGTGCGCCTGCAGCTCGACGCCAGCCGCGCCCAGCTGCAATCGGCCGAATCCAACCTGCAACTGGCGCGCGCCGAGCGCGACCGTTACCGCACCCTGCAGCAGCGCGGGATGATCAGCAAATCCCAGGCGGATAACGCCGAGAACACCTACCGCGCCGCCGAGGCGCGCCTGCGCCAGGTGCGTGCCGAGCTCAATGTCGCCGACAACCAGGCCGGTTATGCCGTGTTGAAAGCGCCGCAGAGCGGGGTGATCGTGCAGCGCCGCGCCGAGGTCGGCCAGGTGGTAGCGGCCGGGCAAACGGTTTTTGTGCTGGCCGCCGATGGCGAGCGCGAGGTGGCGATCGATCTGCCCGAGCAGGCCGTCGGCAGTCTCGCCATCGGCCAGGAGGTGGCCGTGGAGCTGTGGTCGAAACCCGGCGAGCGATTGGCCGGGCGCGTGCGTGAACTGTCGCCGGCGGCCGACCCGCGTTCGCGTACCTACGCCGCGCGGGTGACGCTGCAGGCCGCGGGTAAACAGGTCGAGATCGGTCAGAGCGCCCGGGTGTTCATCGCCCGCAATGATGATGTGCCGCTGGCGGTGCCGCTGTCGGCATTGAGTGCGGAGAAGGATCAGCCCTACGTCTGGGTGGTCGACCCGCAAACCTCCACGCTCAAACGTACCAACGTGCGGGTCGGCGCCTATGGCGAGAAGAGCGTACCGGTGCTCGAGGGACTCAAGGCCAGTGACTGGGTGGTGGTGGCCGGTGTGCAGGTGCTGCTCGACGGGCAGCAGGTGCGCCCGGTGGACCGGCAGAACCGCGCCGTCGACCTGGCCGCCAAGGAGTAA
- a CDS encoding TetR/AcrR family transcriptional regulator, producing the protein MSDTSLQSSGPGRPKDLAKREAILEAAKCLFLRHGYAGSSMDSIAAHAGVSKLTVYSHFTDKETLFCAAVKARCEEQLPELFFEFPAGATARNVLLNIARGFVQLLNSSESVDLHRLMASLGAKDPQLAKIFYEAGPQRLLIEMERSLGKMDQSGQLRIESPKLAADQFFSLLKNGANFRLLIGCGEPETEAQQEQHARATVELFLRAYRP; encoded by the coding sequence ATGTCAGACACTTCATTGCAGTCCAGCGGCCCCGGTCGCCCCAAGGATCTCGCCAAGCGCGAAGCCATTCTCGAAGCGGCCAAGTGCCTGTTCCTGCGCCACGGCTATGCCGGCAGCAGCATGGACTCCATCGCCGCTCACGCCGGGGTTTCCAAGCTCACGGTGTACAGCCACTTCACCGACAAGGAGACGCTGTTCTGCGCCGCGGTGAAGGCCAGGTGCGAAGAGCAACTGCCTGAGTTGTTCTTCGAATTTCCCGCCGGAGCGACTGCCCGCAACGTGCTGCTGAACATCGCCCGCGGCTTCGTCCAGCTGCTCAACAGCAGCGAATCCGTCGACCTGCATCGTTTGATGGCCAGCCTCGGCGCCAAGGACCCGCAACTGGCGAAGATCTTCTACGAGGCCGGCCCGCAGCGCCTGCTCATCGAAATGGAGCGCTCGCTCGGCAAGATGGATCAGAGCGGCCAATTGCGTATCGAGTCGCCGAAACTGGCCGCCGATCAGTTCTTCTCCCTGCTCAAGAACGGCGCCAACTTCCGCCTGCTGATCGGCTGCGGCGAGCCGGAAACCGAGGCACAGCAGGAGCAGCATGCACGCGCCACCGTCGAGCTGTTCCTGCGCGCTTATCGCCCCTGA
- a CDS encoding GFA family protein produces the protein MDRFSGGCLCGRVRFEATGQPDRVGICHCLDCRKHHGALFYAAAIFAQRAVTISGATHSYAGRHFCPHCGASVFARNGDEIEIHLGALDAPDQLQPTYECWTSRRETWLPPFPVGKRYPQDRT, from the coding sequence ATGGATCGATTCAGCGGCGGCTGCCTGTGCGGCCGGGTACGTTTCGAGGCCACAGGGCAGCCTGACCGGGTCGGCATCTGCCATTGCCTCGACTGCCGCAAGCACCACGGCGCGCTGTTCTACGCCGCCGCAATCTTTGCCCAGCGCGCCGTGACGATTAGCGGCGCAACCCACAGCTATGCCGGGCGCCACTTCTGCCCGCACTGCGGCGCCTCGGTTTTCGCCCGCAACGGCGATGAAATCGAAATTCACCTGGGTGCCCTCGACGCGCCCGATCAGCTGCAGCCCACCTACGAATGCTGGACAAGCCGGCGCGAGACCTGGCTACCGCCCTTTCCCGTCGGCAAGCGTTATCCCCAGGACCGCACCTGA
- the hutI gene encoding imidazolonepropionase: MASSQSTPLLWRNVTLFDGLEQLPEPMAVLVEHGRVAGLWRENEFDPSQASGAKEAASGGVMTPGLVDCHTHLVYAGDRAAEFEQRLEGVSYETIARNGGGILSSVRATRAASEDELIAASLPRLDALLADGVTTLEIKSGYGLTVADELKMLRVARRLGELRPVRVLTTLLGAHALPPEYAGRADDYVSLVCDEMIPAAAREGLADAVDVFCEGIGFSPAQCERIYQAAQAHGLAIKAHAEQLSNLGGSALAARYGALSADHIEYLDEAGVGAMAEAGTVAVLLPGAFHVLRETQMPPIELLRQYGVPMAVASDANPGTSPICMPTLMANLACTLFRLTPREALAGMTAHGARALGLPDLGRIAVGAPADLCLWDIRQPAELAYAVQAGRLRQRVFNGAITYAR; the protein is encoded by the coding sequence ATGGCTTCCTCTCAATCCACCCCTTTGCTCTGGCGCAACGTCACGCTGTTCGACGGCCTCGAACAACTCCCCGAGCCGATGGCCGTTCTGGTCGAGCATGGCCGCGTGGCGGGCCTGTGGCGGGAAAACGAGTTCGACCCGAGCCAGGCCAGTGGCGCCAAGGAAGCCGCCAGTGGCGGCGTGATGACTCCGGGGCTGGTCGATTGCCACACCCATCTGGTGTACGCCGGTGATCGTGCCGCTGAATTCGAGCAGCGCCTGGAAGGCGTCAGCTACGAAACCATCGCCCGCAACGGCGGTGGCATTCTCAGCAGCGTGCGTGCCACCCGTGCCGCCAGCGAAGACGAGCTGATCGCCGCCAGCCTGCCGCGTCTCGATGCGCTGCTGGCCGATGGTGTGACCACGCTGGAGATCAAGTCCGGCTATGGCCTGACCGTTGCCGACGAATTGAAGATGCTGCGTGTAGCCCGTCGCCTCGGCGAACTGCGTCCGGTGCGGGTGCTTACCACGCTGCTGGGTGCCCATGCCCTGCCGCCGGAATATGCCGGCCGCGCCGACGACTACGTCAGTCTGGTCTGCGACGAGATGATTCCGGCCGCTGCTCGTGAAGGGCTGGCCGATGCGGTGGACGTGTTCTGCGAGGGCATCGGCTTTTCCCCGGCGCAGTGCGAGCGCATCTATCAGGCAGCCCAGGCCCACGGTCTGGCGATCAAGGCCCACGCTGAGCAGTTGTCCAACCTCGGCGGCAGTGCCCTTGCCGCACGCTACGGCGCGCTGTCCGCCGACCATATCGAATACCTAGACGAAGCCGGCGTGGGCGCCATGGCCGAGGCCGGCACGGTCGCCGTGTTGCTGCCCGGCGCCTTCCACGTGCTGCGCGAAACCCAAATGCCGCCCATCGAACTGCTGCGCCAGTACGGCGTGCCGATGGCCGTGGCCAGCGACGCCAACCCCGGCACCTCGCCGATCTGCATGCCCACGCTGATGGCCAACCTGGCCTGCACGCTGTTTCGCCTGACCCCGCGCGAAGCCCTGGCCGGCATGACGGCACATGGCGCCCGCGCCCTCGGCCTGCCCGACCTCGGCCGCATCGCCGTCGGCGCGCCGGCGGATCTGTGCCTGTGGGATATCCGGCAACCGGCCGAACTGGCCTACGCGGTGCAGGCCGGGCGTCTGCGCCAGCGCGTGTTCAATGGAGCCATTACCTATGCTCGCTGA
- the hutG gene encoding formimidoylglutamase yields the protein MLADRHSMAAWSGRTDPETDSARWHQRIQALAEDSLPGLALLGFACDEGVRRNHGRVGAAAAPQSVRKALANLAWHRQAPAYDAGDVTCEDGDLEAAQARLGQNVCALLDAGHQPLVIGGGHEVAFGSWSGLAEHLSGNPAPKIGIINFDAHFDLRDPAHVHSSGTPFAQIAEQCAARGWPFRYACLGVSRASNTRALFARAAELNVLVREDQQIRESTLDAIGAELDAFAAECDALYLTIDIDVLPACEAPGVSAPAARGVRLELLEPLLERLKASGKLRLTDLAEINPEYDIDNRTAKVAARLIHLLTASD from the coding sequence ATGCTCGCTGATCGTCACAGCATGGCCGCCTGGAGCGGCCGTACCGATCCGGAAACCGACAGCGCGCGCTGGCACCAACGCATCCAGGCGCTCGCCGAAGACAGCCTGCCGGGCTTGGCGCTGCTCGGCTTCGCTTGCGACGAAGGTGTGCGCCGCAACCATGGCCGCGTCGGCGCCGCCGCTGCGCCGCAGAGCGTGCGCAAGGCCCTGGCCAACCTGGCCTGGCACCGCCAGGCACCGGCCTATGACGCTGGTGACGTGACCTGCGAGGACGGCGATCTGGAAGCGGCCCAGGCTCGCCTCGGCCAAAACGTCTGCGCGCTGTTGGACGCCGGCCATCAGCCGCTGGTGATTGGCGGCGGGCATGAGGTGGCCTTCGGTAGCTGGTCGGGCCTGGCTGAGCATCTGTCCGGCAACCCCGCCCCAAAAATCGGCATCATCAATTTCGACGCCCATTTCGACCTGCGTGACCCGGCCCATGTGCATTCCTCCGGCACGCCTTTCGCGCAGATCGCCGAGCAGTGTGCCGCCCGTGGCTGGCCGTTCCGCTACGCCTGCCTGGGCGTCAGCCGCGCCAGCAACACCCGCGCGCTGTTCGCCCGCGCCGCCGAACTGAACGTGCTGGTGCGCGAAGATCAGCAGATTCGCGAGTCGACCCTCGATGCCATCGGCGCCGAGCTGGACGCCTTCGCCGCCGAGTGCGATGCGCTCTACCTGACCATCGACATCGACGTGCTGCCAGCCTGCGAAGCGCCGGGCGTCAGTGCGCCGGCCGCCCGCGGCGTGCGCCTGGAGCTGCTGGAGCCGCTGCTCGAACGGCTCAAGGCCAGCGGCAAGCTGCGCCTGACCGACCTGGCCGAAATCAATCCCGAATACGACATCGACAACCGCACCGCCAAGGTGGCGGCGCGACTGATTCATTTGCTCACGGCGAGCGACTGA
- a CDS encoding YjiH family protein: MTSPVVLSAPAAVIRLLGYSLVGILLFFVPFELAGRSSLLLDHAASALQTHARPLVVVCALLFMLYGAVMPWFDGSWRNSATTILFSVLRTLGLLVGVAYLFEFGPAALYQPDMLPFLFEKLVLSLTVIVPLGAIALVFLIGFGLLELVGVLMQPVMRPLWRTPGKSAIDAIASFAGSYSVGLLITDRMYREGQYSLRDAAIIATGFSTVSVPFLVVVARTLDLMEHWNLYFWSTLLITFLVTSVTARIYPLASLPAERLPEPELEHGVSRFASAWQAGVARAACAPSLPVSLWGTFVDGLRMTAYILPSILAVGLLGLLAAKYTPLFDAIGLLLYPLTWLFGLEQPMQVASALASGLAEMFLPVILLKDADQLVRFVTAIVSVSSVLFFSASIPCMLATRIPLRLRDLLLVWLQRCLLSLLFSLPFGHLALYLGWL, encoded by the coding sequence ATGACCAGCCCAGTTGTCCTCAGCGCCCCTGCAGCCGTCATCCGCCTGCTCGGTTACAGCCTGGTCGGCATTCTGTTGTTCTTCGTGCCGTTCGAACTGGCCGGGCGCTCCAGCCTGCTGCTCGACCACGCCGCCTCGGCGCTGCAAACCCATGCACGGCCGCTGGTGGTGGTTTGCGCCCTGCTATTCATGCTCTACGGGGCGGTGATGCCCTGGTTCGACGGTTCCTGGCGTAACAGCGCGACCACCATCCTGTTCAGCGTGCTGAGAACGCTCGGGTTGCTGGTTGGGGTCGCCTACCTGTTCGAGTTCGGCCCCGCGGCGCTCTACCAGCCAGACATGCTGCCCTTTCTGTTCGAGAAGCTGGTGCTGAGCCTGACGGTGATCGTGCCGCTGGGCGCCATCGCCCTGGTGTTTCTGATCGGCTTCGGGCTGTTGGAGCTGGTCGGCGTACTCATGCAACCGGTAATGCGCCCGCTGTGGCGAACGCCCGGCAAGTCGGCAATCGATGCCATTGCTTCGTTTGCCGGCAGCTATTCGGTGGGACTGCTGATCACCGACCGCATGTACCGCGAGGGCCAGTACAGCCTGCGCGACGCGGCGATCATCGCCACCGGTTTTTCCACCGTGTCGGTGCCGTTTCTGGTGGTGGTGGCCAGAACGCTGGACCTGATGGAGCACTGGAACCTGTACTTCTGGAGCACGCTGCTGATCACCTTTCTGGTCACTTCGGTCACCGCGCGCATCTATCCACTGGCTTCACTGCCCGCCGAACGCCTGCCGGAGCCCGAGCTGGAGCACGGTGTGAGCCGCTTTGCCAGCGCCTGGCAGGCTGGCGTAGCGCGTGCGGCCTGTGCGCCTTCGCTGCCGGTATCGCTGTGGGGCACGTTCGTCGATGGCCTGCGCATGACCGCGTACATCCTGCCGAGCATCCTGGCCGTCGGGCTCTTGGGCCTGCTGGCCGCCAAGTACACACCGTTGTTCGACGCCATCGGCCTACTGCTCTACCCGCTGACCTGGCTGTTCGGCCTGGAGCAACCGATGCAGGTGGCCAGCGCCTTGGCTTCGGGCCTGGCGGAAATGTTCCTGCCAGTAATCCTGCTCAAGGACGCCGACCAACTGGTGCGTTTCGTGACCGCCATCGTTTCGGTCAGCAGCGTGCTGTTCTTCTCCGCCTCCATCCCCTGCATGCTCGCCACCCGCATTCCCCTGCGCCTACGCGACCTGCTGCTGGTCTGGCTGCAACGCTGCCTGCTGAGCCTGCTGTTCAGCCTGCCGTTCGGCCACCTGGCCCTTTACCTGGGGTGGCTGTGA